Proteins encoded within one genomic window of Sphingomonas sp. KRR8:
- a CDS encoding glycosyltransferase, producing the protein MTHSEAVPPADILMLIPNLGVGGAQRVFQDHSILLAERYRVVDVAFNRDGGQPFPTGNPLLTLDVGGGGGLLNKAGNFARRVAAMRRIKRESGARLCISHMPGADYVNLLSKGAERTIAVVHGSKRGDREVSGWSGFLQNRLLQPWLYRRADRVVTVSRDIARELIGLGLDAGRIQVINNFFDHDTIRSGAAVPLQPDEQALFGEAPVLVTSGRLHPQKNQRALIDIFAALRKQRLATLIILGDGELREALFDHAQALGLKTWAAWREDDLAPEFDLYLLGARSNPFQWMAQADLFVFPSDWEGFPLALCEAMICGLPVVSADCPTGPREILAPATETPASPIRQCEPTPFGHLMPLLVEGHGKDAAIRNWVDTLGMLIDDPTARRLAGVAGRMRMEDFSREVIGNQWFDLVAGVLGEPSISRR; encoded by the coding sequence GTGACCCACTCCGAAGCGGTCCCTCCCGCCGACATCCTGATGCTGATCCCCAACCTTGGCGTCGGCGGCGCACAACGCGTGTTCCAGGATCATTCGATACTACTCGCTGAACGGTATCGGGTGGTCGACGTCGCGTTCAACCGGGATGGTGGCCAGCCGTTCCCCACCGGCAATCCCTTGCTCACGCTGGACGTTGGCGGTGGTGGTGGCCTGCTCAACAAGGCAGGGAACTTCGCCCGGCGAGTAGCGGCAATGCGGCGGATCAAGCGCGAGAGCGGCGCGCGGCTCTGCATCAGCCACATGCCGGGTGCGGACTATGTGAACCTGCTGAGCAAGGGAGCTGAACGGACGATCGCGGTTGTGCACGGTTCGAAGCGGGGGGACAGGGAAGTGTCGGGCTGGTCGGGCTTCCTGCAGAATCGCCTGCTGCAGCCGTGGCTCTACCGGCGCGCCGATCGGGTGGTAACCGTCAGCCGGGACATTGCCCGTGAGCTGATTGGGTTGGGTTTGGACGCCGGACGCATCCAGGTCATCAACAACTTCTTCGATCATGACACCATTCGGTCAGGCGCAGCCGTGCCGCTGCAGCCGGATGAGCAGGCGCTGTTCGGGGAAGCGCCGGTTCTCGTGACCAGTGGTCGGCTGCATCCGCAGAAGAACCAGCGGGCGTTGATCGACATCTTCGCAGCGCTCCGAAAGCAGCGCCTAGCAACACTGATCATCCTGGGAGACGGTGAGCTGCGCGAGGCCTTGTTCGACCACGCGCAAGCCCTGGGGCTGAAGACATGGGCAGCGTGGCGCGAGGATGATCTGGCCCCAGAGTTCGATCTTTATCTGCTCGGGGCTCGGTCCAATCCCTTCCAGTGGATGGCCCAGGCCGACCTCTTCGTCTTTCCGTCCGACTGGGAGGGGTTTCCTCTTGCGCTCTGCGAAGCAATGATCTGCGGCCTACCAGTGGTCAGTGCGGACTGTCCGACTGGGCCGCGAGAAATACTCGCGCCAGCGACTGAAACGCCAGCCAGTCCGATCCGTCAGTGCGAGCCAACGCCATTCGGGCACCTGATGCCTCTGCTGGTGGAGGGTCATGGAAAGGACGCTGCCATCCGGAATTGGGTGGACACTCTTGGCATGCTCATTGACGATCCGACTGCCCGTCGGTTGGCAGGCGTTGCCGGGCGCATGCGAATGGAGGACTTTAGCCGCGAGGTAATCGGCAATCAGTGGTTCGACCTGGTCGCGGGCGTGCTCGGCGAGCCGTCGATCAGCCGCCGGTAA
- a CDS encoding glycosyltransferase family 4 protein yields MPNAHKPLIAVLDGSIAVTGALKAVAVGANLLAGETRTLLILPEGSLVSPSDVPACVDLVFAPLPMLRRSVASLLTYLPATLRSALHLKRLLKERQVKTLQVNDFYLLPGFLVRPLGWKGRIVAMLRIDTRRFGLAGRLWLNVARRWSDRLCAVSRFIADTVGGAPSPMVLLNPVENVSRRTDIDGPRPPRLVFISNYIRGKGQDTAIRAFQRAAADFPDAELHFHGGDMGLAKNVTYRRELEALAASGAGAQQIRFHDFTTDTAAILDGARAALVLSHSESFSLTCQEASAHGVPVIATRCGGPAEIVEDGVTGFLIAVEDDEAAADRMRRLLRDPELAEAMGQRGAALMQERFSPERWVREVRPLLGLPDPVSPAL; encoded by the coding sequence GTGCCGAACGCCCATAAGCCCTTGATCGCAGTGCTGGACGGCAGCATCGCCGTCACCGGTGCGCTGAAGGCCGTCGCCGTCGGTGCGAATCTGCTTGCGGGCGAAACCCGCACGCTGCTCATCCTGCCCGAAGGTTCGCTGGTGAGCCCGTCGGATGTGCCAGCGTGTGTCGACCTAGTCTTCGCTCCGCTACCGATGCTGCGTCGATCGGTCGCCAGCCTGCTGACCTACCTTCCCGCGACCCTGCGGTCGGCGCTCCACCTGAAGCGACTGCTAAAGGAACGGCAGGTTAAGACGCTGCAGGTAAACGACTTCTATCTCCTGCCTGGCTTCCTTGTTCGACCGCTCGGCTGGAAGGGGCGCATCGTCGCGATGCTGCGGATCGACACCAGGCGTTTCGGCTTGGCAGGGCGCTTATGGCTAAATGTTGCGAGGCGCTGGAGCGACCGCCTTTGCGCGGTTTCCCGCTTCATTGCGGATACAGTCGGCGGTGCACCGTCACCGATGGTACTCCTGAACCCCGTCGAGAACGTCTCTCGACGGACTGACATCGACGGGCCACGGCCTCCGCGGCTTGTCTTCATCAGCAATTACATACGCGGCAAAGGGCAGGATACCGCCATCCGCGCATTCCAGCGCGCCGCCGCTGACTTTCCAGACGCCGAACTTCATTTCCACGGCGGCGACATGGGCCTGGCGAAGAACGTGACTTACCGACGGGAACTCGAGGCACTCGCAGCGTCCGGTGCCGGGGCGCAGCAGATTCGCTTTCACGACTTCACGACCGACACCGCAGCCATCCTTGATGGGGCTCGCGCTGCCCTCGTCCTGTCACACTCGGAAAGTTTTTCGCTGACTTGCCAAGAGGCGAGCGCACACGGTGTTCCGGTGATCGCCACCCGCTGCGGCGGTCCCGCCGAAATCGTAGAAGATGGCGTCACGGGGTTCCTGATTGCAGTTGAGGATGACGAAGCTGCAGCCGACCGCATGCGGCGGTTGCTGAGAGATCCGGAGCTCGCTGAAGCGATGGGACAGCGCGGGGCAGCGCTGATGCAAGAGCGCTTCAGCCCGGAACGCTGGGTACGTGAGGTCAGACCGCTGCTCGGCCTTCCTGATCCTGTTTCGCCAGCTCTCTAA
- a CDS encoding glycosyltransferase family 4 protein, protein MKVLALTKYDREAASTRQRLLQYLPALAAAGIEVDYQPLLDDAYIRSLTGNGRASRVAILSSYLARLKTLSRRPDANLIWVYAELFPWLPAWFEGLVHRWGIPVVYDYDDAFFVPYDGHPRSLVRGLLTDKLRPLIQGAAACTCGNEYLREYAQLWCERSMVVPTVVDTDRYVPAARAIEQPVIGWIGSPTTWANVRPLLPLLARLHRETGVRIRAVGAGKAAEADRFQGLELVDWTEASEIAEVQRFTIGIMPLLDAPFQRGKSGYKLIQYMACGLPTVASPVGVNQQIVVDGTTGLLATTEDEWEKALRRLLDDRASGIQMGGVGRHRAVEHYSLASQAPRLIRLFRELAKQDQEGRAAV, encoded by the coding sequence ATGAAGGTTCTGGCGCTTACGAAATATGATCGCGAAGCGGCGAGCACCCGGCAACGCCTGCTGCAATATCTGCCCGCGCTGGCGGCTGCAGGGATTGAAGTCGATTATCAGCCGCTGCTGGATGACGCGTACATCCGCAGCCTGACTGGAAACGGCCGAGCCTCCCGCGTTGCGATCCTGAGTTCCTATCTTGCGCGACTGAAGACTCTCTCGCGGCGACCTGATGCCAACCTCATCTGGGTTTATGCGGAGCTGTTCCCCTGGTTGCCCGCATGGTTCGAGGGGCTAGTTCATCGCTGGGGAATCCCAGTCGTCTATGACTACGATGATGCTTTCTTCGTGCCGTACGATGGCCATCCGCGATCGCTGGTGCGAGGTCTGCTGACCGACAAGCTTCGCCCTCTCATCCAGGGTGCCGCCGCCTGCACCTGCGGCAACGAATATTTGCGTGAGTATGCGCAACTCTGGTGCGAGCGGAGCATGGTGGTTCCGACGGTTGTCGACACCGACCGATACGTTCCGGCTGCTCGGGCGATTGAGCAACCGGTCATCGGATGGATCGGCTCACCGACGACTTGGGCGAACGTTCGCCCGCTACTGCCGCTGCTCGCCCGCCTGCACCGCGAGACTGGCGTAAGGATCCGGGCAGTCGGAGCCGGGAAGGCGGCGGAGGCGGACCGCTTCCAAGGCCTTGAGCTTGTCGACTGGACCGAGGCGAGCGAGATCGCCGAGGTCCAGCGCTTTACCATTGGCATCATGCCGCTGCTCGATGCTCCGTTTCAGCGAGGCAAGAGCGGCTACAAACTTATCCAGTACATGGCTTGTGGGCTCCCTACGGTGGCCTCGCCTGTCGGCGTCAACCAGCAGATTGTCGTGGATGGAACCACCGGATTGCTGGCGACCACGGAGGACGAGTGGGAGAAGGCGCTGCGCCGACTCCTAGACGACCGCGCTTCGGGAATTCAGATGGGGGGAGTCGGGCGGCATCGCGCGGTTGAACATTACTCGCTAGCGAGCCAGGCGCCGCGCCTGATCAGGCTCTTTAGAGAGCTGGCGAAACAGGATCAGGAAGGCCGAGCAGCGGTCTGA
- the rfbD gene encoding dTDP-4-dehydrorhamnose reductase, translating into MRLLVTGRKGQLVRSLVEQAAGHPDIQIVTTGRPKVDMTEPGSLRTAILAQSPDLVVNAAAYTLVDQAEDEPELARRINGAAAGEAAQAAREVGAPIIQISTDYVFDGTGEKPIDEDRPTAPLNSYGASKLAGEEAVRAANPAHVILRTAWVISPFGRNFVTSMLAAARSRPDLSAVADQRGNPTSSLDLASGILRAAELLGQGCADLTGRTFHLAGTGQATWFDLATAIMAEAAASGLPHAAVRPILSSEWPTRALRPSYSVLDCGRFEAATGFAMPDWRGSLHTIVRRLAGAE; encoded by the coding sequence ATGAGGCTGCTGGTGACCGGCCGCAAGGGCCAACTGGTCCGCAGCCTGGTCGAGCAGGCCGCTGGCCATCCTGACATCCAAATCGTCACTACCGGACGCCCGAAGGTAGACATGACCGAGCCAGGTTCGCTGCGAACTGCGATACTTGCTCAGTCCCCCGACCTGGTTGTGAACGCCGCGGCCTACACGCTGGTCGACCAGGCAGAGGACGAGCCGGAGTTGGCTCGACGGATCAACGGTGCCGCGGCTGGCGAAGCTGCACAGGCCGCCCGCGAGGTCGGGGCCCCGATCATCCAGATTTCGACCGATTATGTCTTCGACGGCACTGGCGAAAAGCCGATCGACGAAGACCGCCCGACTGCGCCGCTCAACAGCTATGGCGCGAGCAAGCTGGCTGGCGAGGAAGCCGTGAGGGCAGCCAATCCCGCCCACGTCATCCTTCGCACCGCATGGGTCATCAGCCCATTCGGGCGCAATTTCGTGACGTCAATGCTTGCCGCCGCTCGAAGCCGGCCTGACCTTAGCGCGGTTGCAGACCAGCGTGGGAACCCCACCAGCTCCCTTGACCTTGCCAGCGGGATCCTGCGAGCGGCCGAGTTGCTGGGGCAGGGCTGTGCGGATCTGACTGGGCGCACGTTTCATCTCGCCGGAACAGGACAGGCGACCTGGTTCGACCTGGCTACGGCGATTATGGCGGAGGCAGCGGCCAGCGGCCTTCCTCATGCGGCGGTCAGGCCCATTCTCTCATCCGAATGGCCGACACGGGCGCTTCGACCCAGCTATTCGGTACTGGATTGTGGCCGGTTTGAAGCCGCCACCGGCTTCGCCATGCCCGACTGGCGGGGATCCCTGCACACCATTGTCCGCAGGCTGGCCGGCGCCGAATGA
- the rfbB gene encoding dTDP-glucose 4,6-dehydratase — protein MVTGGAGFIGSAVVRRLVGQGRRVITLDKLTYSGSLTSLRDVEKAASHRFVQGDIGDTALVGSLLREEQVEGIMHLAAESHVDRSIDGPGVFVETNVVGTFRLLSAALDYWRGLPVEAQQGFRFHHISTDEVFGDLPFDEGVFTEETPYRPSSPYSASKAASDHFVRAWSETYGLPVVLSNCSNNYGPYHFPEKLIPLVILNALEGRALPVYGRGENVRDWLFVEDHAAALEAVLTRGVVGESYNVGGRAERTNLQVVEAICDLLDERVPLGNGRPRRSLIEFVTDRPGHDRRYAIESSKIEGELGWRAQESFESGLARTVDWYLANEWWWRPLREQYAGERLGRTA, from the coding sequence ATGGTCACCGGTGGCGCCGGCTTCATCGGCAGCGCGGTGGTGCGCCGCTTGGTGGGGCAGGGCCGGCGGGTGATCACCCTCGACAAGCTGACCTATTCGGGTTCGCTGACGTCCCTTCGCGATGTCGAGAAGGCAGCAAGCCACCGCTTCGTGCAGGGGGACATCGGCGACACCGCGCTGGTCGGCAGCCTGCTGCGAGAGGAGCAGGTCGAGGGCATCATGCACCTCGCCGCTGAAAGCCATGTCGATCGATCCATCGATGGCCCTGGAGTTTTCGTCGAGACAAACGTCGTCGGCACTTTCCGCCTGCTCTCGGCGGCCCTCGACTACTGGCGAGGGTTGCCTGTGGAAGCGCAACAGGGCTTCCGCTTTCACCACATATCCACCGACGAGGTGTTCGGCGACCTTCCATTCGACGAAGGCGTGTTCACCGAGGAGACGCCTTATCGGCCGTCTTCGCCTTACTCCGCCTCAAAGGCGGCAAGCGATCACTTCGTTCGTGCCTGGAGTGAGACCTACGGCCTGCCCGTGGTGCTTTCCAACTGCTCGAACAACTACGGACCCTATCACTTTCCCGAGAAGCTTATTCCGCTCGTCATCCTGAATGCTCTCGAGGGCAGGGCTCTGCCAGTCTACGGGCGTGGCGAAAATGTCCGGGACTGGTTGTTCGTCGAAGATCACGCCGCCGCGCTCGAAGCGGTGCTGACGCGCGGAGTGGTCGGGGAGAGCTACAACGTCGGCGGTCGTGCGGAGCGGACAAACCTGCAGGTGGTCGAGGCGATCTGCGACCTGCTCGACGAGCGTGTACCGCTTGGGAATGGCAGGCCGCGCCGATCTCTGATCGAATTCGTTACCGACCGTCCCGGCCACGACCGTCGGTATGCAATAGAATCATCCAAGATCGAGGGGGAGCTTGGTTGGCGTGCACAGGAGAGCTTCGAGAGCGGGCTTGCCCGAACCGTCGATTGGTATCTTGCCAATGAGTGGTGGTGGCGGCCACTGCGGGAGCAGTACGCTGGGGAGCGGCTGGGACGGACTGCATGA
- the rfbC gene encoding dTDP-4-dehydrorhamnose 3,5-epimerase: MVEVRQTGLPGVLELRPLRRGDDRGFFSEVWNEAEWVAAGVNQRFVQDNHSRSAKGVLRGLHYQLAPFAQAKLVRVSRGAIFDVAVDVRPDSETFGQWCGALLSAADWNQLFIPSGFAHGFLALEDSSEVQYKVDVPYSAEHDRAIDPFDPAIGVEWPIEREKAILSAKDLAAPLLRDAQVAGA, from the coding sequence ATGGTTGAAGTTCGCCAAACAGGTCTGCCCGGCGTGCTGGAGCTTCGACCGCTGCGGCGGGGCGACGACCGGGGTTTTTTCTCCGAAGTCTGGAACGAGGCGGAGTGGGTTGCGGCAGGCGTCAATCAGCGCTTCGTTCAGGACAATCACAGTCGCTCCGCCAAGGGTGTCCTGCGCGGGCTGCATTACCAACTTGCTCCGTTTGCGCAGGCCAAGCTGGTGAGAGTAAGCCGCGGCGCTATCTTCGACGTCGCGGTGGATGTCCGTCCTGACAGCGAGACGTTCGGCCAATGGTGCGGTGCGCTCCTCTCTGCCGCCGATTGGAACCAGCTCTTCATTCCCAGCGGCTTTGCCCACGGCTTTCTGGCGCTCGAAGACAGCAGTGAAGTCCAGTATAAGGTCGATGTGCCCTACAGCGCCGAGCATGATCGCGCGATCGATCCGTTCGATCCGGCAATCGGTGTGGAATGGCCCATTGAGCGCGAGAAGGCGATCCTGTCGGCCAAGGATCTAGCAGCGCCGCTGCTCCGCGACGCCCAGGTGGCGGGCGCGTGA
- the rfbA gene encoding glucose-1-phosphate thymidylyltransferase RfbA, giving the protein MKGIILAGGSGSRLYPATLSVSKQLLPVYDKPMIYYPLGVLMLAGIRDILIISTPRDLPAFRELLGDGSEYGISLSYAEQAAPNGLAEAFIIGRDFIGDDTVALILGDNIFYGAGLSGLVRDAANLSQGARVFAYAVEDPERYGVVSFDASGRAVGIEEKPDKPASRWAVTGLYLYDNRVVEIAAGLSPSPRGELEITDVNKAYLADGSLEVTTLGRGFAWLDTGTHDSLQDAGSFVRAVEHRQGLKICCLEEIAFEQHWLDAASVLRRADRLGKTPYAAYLRRRVSEPAHG; this is encoded by the coding sequence TTGAAAGGGATCATACTGGCGGGCGGAAGCGGCAGCCGCCTCTACCCGGCGACCTTGAGCGTCTCGAAGCAACTGCTGCCGGTCTATGACAAGCCGATGATCTATTACCCGCTTGGCGTGCTGATGCTGGCGGGGATCCGGGACATCCTCATCATCTCCACTCCGCGCGACCTCCCGGCGTTCAGGGAATTGCTTGGGGACGGGAGTGAGTACGGAATTTCGCTAAGCTATGCGGAGCAAGCGGCGCCCAACGGTCTTGCCGAAGCCTTCATCATTGGGCGCGACTTCATTGGCGACGATACGGTCGCCCTCATCCTTGGCGACAATATCTTCTACGGGGCCGGCCTCTCCGGCCTGGTCCGCGACGCTGCCAATCTGAGCCAGGGCGCACGCGTGTTCGCTTATGCCGTTGAGGACCCGGAGCGCTACGGCGTGGTGTCCTTCGACGCATCGGGTCGCGCGGTCGGGATCGAGGAGAAGCCGGATAAACCCGCCTCCCGGTGGGCAGTGACGGGGCTTTACCTCTACGACAATCGCGTGGTTGAGATCGCCGCCGGCCTGTCACCGTCTCCGCGGGGCGAGCTTGAGATTACCGACGTCAACAAGGCCTATCTGGCTGACGGTTCGCTTGAGGTGACGACGCTTGGCCGGGGCTTTGCCTGGCTCGACACCGGCACGCATGACAGCTTGCAGGACGCGGGCAGTTTCGTGCGCGCGGTCGAACATCGGCAGGGACTGAAGATCTGCTGCCTGGAAGAGATCGCGTTCGAGCAGCATTGGCTCGACGCAGCCAGTGTTCTCAGGCGAGCGGATCGGTTGGGGAAGACTCCATACGCCGCCTACCTCCGCCGCCGAGTGTCGGAACCGGCCCATGGTTGA
- a CDS encoding EpsG family protein: protein MLPYLFLFAFFAVGALFSRPQDQAAPQGHGEIEAPNIAARPSQIPIMLILGGILMALMIGTRFRVGGDWETYTFYWDYAGGSTLGEMLDFGDPAYQFLNWLGQQLGLDIWSVNLVCGSLFTWGLIRFARTQPMPWLVVVVAIPYLVMVVAMGYTRQAVAIGLLLGGLGSLFRGGSLVRFAMYVILAALFHKTAVLALPLIIFSRERNRLLTVVGGLLLFYALYVSLLADNVDQLVTNYIEAQYQSSGAAIRVGLSLIPALLFLSSPARFAFDDLQRGFFRLSSWVTIGLLVALLTTPSSTAVDRMALYMFPLQLAVMSRLPIAYPRLGSRFAIICYALAVQLVWLNFADFAYKWLPYRTYLL from the coding sequence GTGCTTCCCTATCTTTTCCTGTTCGCGTTCTTTGCTGTCGGCGCGCTGTTCAGCCGACCTCAGGATCAAGCCGCGCCGCAGGGGCACGGTGAGATAGAAGCGCCCAACATAGCGGCGCGGCCTTCGCAAATTCCGATCATGCTGATCCTTGGCGGAATCCTGATGGCGTTGATGATTGGAACCCGCTTCCGCGTTGGCGGCGACTGGGAAACCTACACCTTCTACTGGGATTATGCCGGCGGCTCGACACTCGGCGAGATGCTCGACTTCGGCGATCCTGCCTATCAATTCTTGAACTGGCTCGGCCAGCAACTCGGGCTGGATATCTGGTCGGTAAACCTGGTCTGCGGATCCCTGTTCACCTGGGGGCTGATTCGCTTCGCTCGGACCCAGCCAATGCCGTGGCTGGTCGTCGTGGTCGCCATACCCTACCTCGTGATGGTGGTCGCCATGGGCTATACGCGCCAGGCGGTCGCGATTGGCCTCTTGCTTGGTGGGTTGGGATCGCTGTTCCGAGGCGGAAGCCTGGTTCGGTTCGCGATGTACGTGATCCTGGCTGCGCTGTTTCACAAGACAGCCGTGCTGGCGCTTCCGCTGATCATTTTCTCGCGGGAGCGCAATCGCTTGCTGACGGTCGTGGGTGGGCTGTTGCTCTTCTACGCGCTCTACGTTTCGCTGCTGGCGGACAATGTCGATCAGCTCGTCACCAACTACATCGAAGCGCAGTATCAGAGTTCGGGTGCTGCGATCCGTGTGGGATTGAGCCTGATACCCGCACTCTTGTTCCTTAGTTCTCCGGCTCGCTTCGCTTTCGACGACCTCCAACGCGGCTTCTTTCGACTGAGCAGCTGGGTGACGATCGGCTTGCTGGTGGCGCTGCTGACCACGCCTTCAAGCACCGCTGTGGACAGAATGGCGCTCTACATGTTCCCGTTGCAGTTAGCCGTGATGAGCCGCCTACCGATCGCTTACCCACGATTGGGGAGTCGCTTTGCCATTATCTGTTACGCGCTGGCCGTGCAGCTGGTCTGGCTGAACTTCGCCGACTTTGCGTACAAGTGGCTACCCTATCGGACTTATCTCCTTTAG
- a CDS encoding lasso peptide biosynthesis B2 protein gives MPRASPSEYARFLEAVLMLAGASIAIRVLPFRRLIPLMGRGVPPPKPVPADPGLVRVAVKRASARLPWKTVCFQEGLAAHWMMRRRGLDSRLHYGIRPGAARLSAHVWIEVANVIVLGEEEQGLSHQRVAVFPGGQAAVPHER, from the coding sequence GTGCCACGCGCCTCGCCCTCGGAATATGCTCGCTTTCTTGAAGCGGTGCTGATGCTTGCTGGTGCAAGCATTGCGATCCGGGTCCTGCCGTTCCGCAGATTGATCCCGTTGATGGGGCGGGGAGTGCCGCCGCCGAAGCCTGTTCCTGCCGATCCGGGGCTCGTTCGCGTCGCGGTGAAGCGCGCCTCCGCGCGACTGCCGTGGAAAACGGTATGCTTCCAGGAAGGGCTGGCCGCACATTGGATGATGCGCCGGCGCGGCCTCGACAGTCGCCTTCACTACGGCATTCGGCCGGGAGCAGCGCGCCTCAGCGCACACGTCTGGATCGAGGTGGCGAATGTGATCGTGCTGGGGGAAGAGGAACAAGGGCTCTCGCACCAACGGGTTGCCGTTTTTCCGGGCGGTCAGGCGGCAGTTCCGCACGAGCGTTAG
- the argR gene encoding arginine repressor — protein MNDVRTRRQRLIADLLRSRAVASQEALLAALREEGFSTTQATISRDLDQLGAVKLRRDGVTSYALPDEVSVANAPERRLRSILAEWVRSVEPVGQLVVIRTPPGSAHLVGVALDQSRLPEVAGTICGDDTIFIAARSPEEAQSLAKRLQG, from the coding sequence ATGAACGATGTTCGGACCCGTCGCCAGCGGCTCATCGCCGACCTGTTGCGAAGCCGCGCTGTGGCGAGCCAGGAGGCGCTGCTGGCTGCCCTTCGCGAGGAGGGCTTCTCCACCACTCAAGCGACCATCTCCCGCGACCTCGACCAGCTCGGCGCCGTGAAATTGCGGCGGGACGGGGTGACCAGTTATGCCCTTCCCGATGAAGTCAGCGTCGCCAACGCGCCCGAGCGCCGCTTGCGTTCGATACTGGCCGAGTGGGTGCGGTCGGTCGAGCCGGTTGGTCAGTTGGTAGTCATCCGAACGCCCCCCGGATCGGCTCACCTCGTGGGGGTTGCGCTCGATCAGTCACGCCTGCCGGAAGTCGCGGGGACTATCTGCGGCGACGACACGATATTTATTGCCGCTCGCAGCCCCGAGGAAGCGCAATCGCTGGCCAAGCGGCTGCAAGGCTGA
- the argC gene encoding N-acetyl-gamma-glutamyl-phosphate reductase, translated as MIRAALLGASGYVGGELLRCLAMHPAIAATRLFGDSKAGQALGQVHPHVGPAYPDASVERFDLDALDGVDLVFAALPHGESQKIAGPILDRGLKLVDLGADFRLADPAVYARWYGLEHAAPELLDRFVYGIPELNREAIASASAVSAAGCYPTATILANKPLLDAGLISPGSLIVDAASGVSGAGRALKEGTSFNTVEGSFSAYGLLNHRHTAEMEQALGSEVLFTPHLAPMTRGILATCYGTAARRMNADEPMQVLRNQYGSEPFVHVTADAPSTKWVAGSNAVQLTARYDERTGRVLAIAAIDNLGKGAAGQMIQCANLMFGLAETTGLSVCGVYP; from the coding sequence ATGATTCGAGCCGCACTTCTTGGGGCTTCCGGCTATGTCGGGGGCGAACTCCTCCGTTGCCTCGCCATGCACCCGGCGATCGCCGCCACGCGCCTGTTCGGCGACAGCAAGGCGGGGCAGGCGCTGGGCCAGGTCCATCCGCATGTCGGACCGGCTTACCCGGACGCCTCTGTTGAACGCTTCGATCTCGACGCGCTCGACGGGGTTGACCTAGTCTTCGCGGCTCTCCCCCATGGCGAAAGCCAGAAGATTGCTGGCCCGATCCTCGACCGCGGCCTGAAGCTTGTTGATCTTGGAGCCGACTTCCGGTTGGCCGACCCTGCGGTTTATGCGCGCTGGTACGGTCTTGAGCATGCCGCGCCCGAACTGCTCGATCGTTTCGTCTACGGCATTCCGGAGCTCAACCGCGAGGCCATCGCCTCAGCTAGCGCGGTTTCTGCAGCGGGCTGCTACCCAACCGCAACCATCCTCGCGAACAAGCCGCTGCTGGACGCCGGGCTGATCTCGCCAGGCTCGCTGATCGTCGATGCCGCGTCAGGCGTCAGCGGAGCCGGTCGCGCCCTCAAGGAGGGCACCAGCTTCAATACGGTCGAGGGCAGCTTCAGCGCATACGGACTGCTCAACCATCGGCACACGGCGGAAATGGAGCAGGCGCTTGGCAGCGAGGTCCTGTTCACCCCGCATCTGGCACCGATGACGCGGGGTATCCTTGCCACCTGCTACGGCACGGCCGCGCGGCGGATGAACGCCGACGAACCGATGCAGGTATTGCGCAATCAGTACGGATCGGAACCGTTCGTGCATGTGACCGCTGACGCCCCATCGACCAAATGGGTGGCGGGATCGAACGCCGTTCAGCTGACCGCTCGCTACGATGAGCGCACCGGTCGCGTGCTGGCCATTGCGGCGATCGACAACCTCGGCAAGGGAGCCGCCGGCCAGATGATCCAATGTGCCAATCTGATGTTCGGGCTGGCCGAGACCACCGGTCTGAGCGTGTGCGGAGTTTACCCATGA